In a single window of the Novosphingobium sp. IK01 genome:
- a CDS encoding YeeE/YedE family protein: MSAPAFCTALGQAFTKAFPHAQPGAGLTGGIMIGLAAAIMLLALGRIAGVSGLAARAAGIAQSGAPRSTALAFILGLPLGALVVSLITGGVSATFPATPTLIVAGLIVGFGTRLGSGCTSGHGVCGLSRLSRRSMVATGLFMASGFATVAVLRLTGAL, encoded by the coding sequence GTGAGCGCGCCTGCCTTCTGCACGGCGCTGGGCCAGGCTTTCACCAAAGCCTTCCCCCATGCCCAGCCGGGCGCCGGGCTGACCGGCGGGATCATGATCGGCCTGGCCGCCGCGATCATGCTGCTCGCGCTGGGCCGGATCGCCGGGGTAAGCGGCCTTGCCGCGCGGGCAGCCGGTATCGCCCAAAGTGGCGCGCCGCGCAGCACGGCCCTGGCCTTCATCCTCGGCCTGCCACTCGGCGCGCTGGTCGTCAGCCTGATCACGGGCGGCGTGAGCGCGACCTTTCCGGCCACGCCCACGCTCATCGTGGCGGGCCTGATCGTCGGGTTCGGCACGCGGCTGGGGTCGGGCTGCACGAGCGGCCATGGCGTGTGCGGCCTTTCGCGCCTGTCGCGCCGCTCGATGGTGGCGACCGGGCTGTTCATGGCCAGCGGCTTTGCCACGGTCGCCGTCCTGCGCCTGACGGGAGCCCTGTAA